TGGGCTCACTTCGTCGGGAAAAAGTTGAAGGATCACTTGATCCCCGGCGAACTCAACACCATGTCCATTCTCGAAGCCACATCCTCCTTTCAGGTCACATCTCTTCTCCTGGAAGACCTCAAGCTTCTGAATTCAGAAATCGGGCGCTTGGCGCTATCTTGCTCCTTGATTAGCAACATGCTGGGCTTGATGTTCAAAACCGCCTCGGCTGCCATCACCAAGACCATTTATCTCAATGTCCATGTCTTGACTACCGTGAAAGAAGAGCTCTCGAGGGTTGCGATTCTGGTTTTGATGGCGTTTCTGATCCGACCGTGCATGTCCTGGTACACGAAGAGTATCCCCGAAGGAAGAACCATAAAGGAATCGCATCTGGTGGTGATAAGCCTTATGTTCTTCGGAATTGGATTGGCGAGTGAAATAATAGGTTCGCAAGCGTACTTCGGCGCTATATTCTTAGGCTTTACGATTCCGGCGGGGCCACCGCTGGCGTCGGGCATTTCCGAGAAGCTCAGGTTCTTCGTTCAGTCTCTTTTGTTGCCGTCTTACATCGTGGAAGTGGGCCGGCGAATCAATATTAATGCCATTCACCTGAAGACTTTTAGCTATGTGCAATTGATCGTCCTCGCCGCCTACGTTTGCAAGCTTGTGGCATCTATGGTGCCTGCTCGCCTCCTCAGGATGCCCCATGCAGATTCTCTATCGCTTGGCCTTATCTTGAGCTCCCAAGGGTTTTTCGATGTCATGCTTTTCAAGCGATTCTTCCGCATCGGGGTAACTATATATTTTTGAGATAGTGATTATAACATATGAATGAATAATGCTATAAAGTTATGATTGATGATGGTGTCATCAATTATGTGACCTCTTCTCGATGAAAGAGagtaaaaaaatcataagttatTGTCTTTTTTTGTCTAATatcttctaaaaaaaaaaatgcgcACATGATTGATCACACCAGTCACCACTTTTATCATTACTCAATGTGAATTCATGGCCTCGACATTATTAATTGATCTAAttattaacaaaacagaaattGAAAACCTGACCTTTTTCCCATGCACATGCAGTTGATGAGCGAAGAGTTCTACTCCATTCTGACTATCACGGCGCTGGCGTACGCAGCCCTCTTCACTCCCTTAATCAGCTACCTCTACGATCCTTCTAGAAGGTACGTAAACTATCGGAGGAGGACTTTGCAACACAGCAAGCGCCTCACTGAGCTCCGAGTTGTCGCCTGCGTCCACGAAGAAGAATCCATCTTCAGCCTGATGAATCTGCTCCTCGCCTGCTACCCGACCCGAGAAATGCCCATGTGGATCTACGTCCTTGACCTCAGGAAGCTCGACGGCCGCGAGCACCCACTCCTCATCAACCACCAGAACCACAAGCGCATATCATCGAACCGAACCCGAACCGATCGCATCATCAGCGCCTTCCGCGACCTCGAAGACCAAGGCTGGGTCCGGAACCAGTACTACACCACCTTCACGCCCTACGCCTCCATGCACGATGACATCTGCACCTTGGCTCTGCAGAAGAGCACGTCGCTGCTGATCATTCCGTTTTACAGGTCGGAGAGCAGCTCCGAGAGAGAAGTGAAGAGGAATGTGCTTGACAAGGCGCCCTGCTCCGTCGGAATCCTGGTCGACAAGGGGATTGTCACGTATTCTCGAAACCGCTCCCTCATTGACTCGGCTTTCCATGTCTGTGTTGTCTTCTTCGGCGGGCCGGATTCTCGGGAGGCGCTGGCGTGCGGCGTTCGGATGGCGGAGAATCCCAGGACTAGTCTCACGGTGGTTCGGTTGATCGCGGAGGATGGATTCGTCGACGACATAAGGGAGGCCAAGCTTGATCTCACAGCGATTACTGATTTCAGGGGGACTCACGGCTCGAGCGATAGGGTTGAGTACAGTGAAGTGCAGGTGGAAGATGGAGGAGAGACGACGAGGGTTTTGTTGTCGCTCGACACGAACTACGATTTCATCCTGACGGGGAGGAGGGCCCACCAGGAGTCGCCGTTGGTGTCGGGGCTGGTGGAGTGGGGAAATTACTTTGAGGAATTGGGGATCATCGGAGACATATTGGCGTCGTCGGAGATGAAGACCAACGCGTCGGTGCTGATCATACAACAACAGTCCATTGTTGAGGATCTACAGTAGTCCAAGATATATAGTGTAATTTGAGCGAAGACTACCAGTTGCTATATCCATGTCTGGGGTGGGGACAAACCCATGCATGCATCTTCAAATCATCATTGTTAATTAGAGAGGTCAattcaagtttaaaaattaaatttgagatcccccccttttttttgtaCGTTTATCCATGAAGAAATCTGATCACCAATGCCAACAGATGGATAGTGTAGTTTAAAAAGTTTCCAGTTTGAGTTTCCATTTTAATCTCTAATTAagacatttttctttattttaattagggTTTGCTTGATTTACAAtaaatggagatggcggtggacAGAAGagtaaggttgcgttctctttactttttaatttttaatttttaattttgagttttgaattcattttcagttttctattttgataatctatttttagaaaattaaaaatacgttctttttgtcattttgaaaaactatttctcaaaacaaaaaattagaaaacgcgttctctttaaaattttgaaaataattttttaatgatattttattcaataaatttgattattcagtaaattaaaaatatttaatgttaatatattattaaaaaatatatacattttaaagttaatgaattttgtaatatttttttctattataataataaaatacaaataaataaatctgttttgagttttgatttttttttgatgaaaacactcaaaataactttttgttgttttgagttttctttacaattttttttttattttcaaaaatacatttttaaaaatattaaagagaacgcgttttcattattttagaaaattaaaaactaaaaatgacttgaaaacaacaaagagaacgtagtctaattctttgttaaaaacaagggcaaaattatcacaaaaatgTGACTGTTTAATCAGAAGCTGTAGAAGTTGGGGTACCCCAATTTTGAAAAAGCcaacttctaccccttctaaaagttAGTAGAAGTTATAAGCTAGAATTCtacaaattaaaacaaatactaCATTCTAACAAACAGGCTCATCCTCGTGTTCTCTTCTAAATCTTCAAGATTAATTCTAAGgttatttaattaatcatcACTCCTGAGAATGTCTTAAAAGtgatgtgtgtatatatatatatatatatattgggtacTGTGCTGTTAATTATATAGACGGATTGTGCTTTCAATGTGATTAAGATGAGACAAGATAGATAGTTGGATGTGATTTTTTAGATggattgggttgggttgggttgggttgggtggATCAATTTAATTTGGCCATAACATTGAGCTTAGCCTGCCTTGTCGCTATTCTGGGTTGTCTAATTTTTGAACTTTAGGGTAAGCCGAAGGGCCCTCTCTAACATGAGATCCCATCCCAAATTTGAACTAATCTCAACCTTTCTAATGTGCCATCATCACGAATGATGAAGATTACAAATTATTTTcgtattataatttttttttttctaatagaaGTCATAACATTAACCGACAACGGATTATTGCACCAACACACATCATGCAAAAGACCCAATGACTAGTGGCGGATCCAGGCAGGTGAGTTCGGCTGGGCAAGGCAAAATTGGGGGTGGATTAGATTAAATTTGGGCTCGACtactactaaaaaattaaaaaaatttcattacaaatgtaaattttattgtAGACTGCTACCAACTCACTATTAAATTTGTCCCTACTAGTCCgcaaatctaaaattattgaGTGACATGATGAATCCTAATTATCGTTCCTCGTGCTGGCATTGATTCCGTTCTCACACTTAATTGCTTGGTGTTCGTACTCTCGTTGATTCGATTTCTTGATGCTCAATTATTCCTTCTTGTCGCCAACTGTTTGGTATTTTGTTTTCGTGTTTGATTGCCCCGTCGATTGGGTGATTTCTGtaaatttatgtttaataactatttttataattttttatattaaaaattatttctataattttttttatatttttatttatattttactccgctttttaatttcttactttttaataaaaatatcatttttttcattttcgtgCTTTAGGAGTATAtctcaatattattttttcaaacacaccaacatatatataaacctaaaatttaattcaaataaactAGAGATACttgatgaaaataaattttattttaaattttaaactaccACTCGCTATGTATGTAATATCTACCCacatgataaattttaataaggGTGAAGcagaaaaatatttgtatacTTTACTAAAAAAGTCGTGTAgcattttgaacttttaaaatgtTCTGTTAAACACctctatttcaaaaaaatagaacTATT
This window of the Diospyros lotus cultivar Yz01 chromosome 5, ASM1463336v1, whole genome shotgun sequence genome carries:
- the LOC127802497 gene encoding cation/H(+) antiporter 15-like isoform X1; the encoded protein is MLQLGAVTLVSATMERLLKPLKQPRFVSEILTGILLGPSVFGYFGVGTFYASLFDQKQQMIMDVLELFSFAYMVFLIGLRTDMSVIWGSGRLSWIIGFTTFVLSVGITIPWAHFVGKKLKDHLIPGELNTMSILEATSSFQVTSLLLEDLKLLNSEIGRLALSCSLISNMLGLMFKTASAAITKTIYLNVHVLTTVKEELSRVAILVLMAFLIRPCMSWYTKSIPEGRTIKESHLVVISLMFFGIGLASEIIGSQAYFGAIFLGFTIPAGPPLASGISEKLRFFVQSLLLPSYIVEVGRRININAIHLKTFSYVQLIVLAAYVCKLVASMVPARLLRMPHADSLSLGLILSSQGFFDVMLFKRFFRIGLMSEEFYSILTITALAYAALFTPLISYLYDPSRRYVNYRRRTLQHSKRLTELRVVACVHEEESIFSLMNLLLACYPTREMPMWIYVLDLRKLDGREHPLLINHQNHKRISSNRTRTDRIISAFRDLEDQGWVRNQYYTTFTPYASMHDDICTLALQKSTSLLIIPFYRSESSSEREVKRNVLDKAPCSVGILVDKGIVTYSRNRSLIDSAFHVCVVFFGGPDSREALACGVRMAENPRTSLTVVRLIAEDGFVDDIREAKLDLTAITDFRGTHGSSDRVEYSEVQVEDGGETTRVLLSLDTNYDFILTGRRAHQESPLVSGLVEWGNYFEELGIIGDILASSEMKTNASVLIIQQQSIVEDLQ
- the LOC127802497 gene encoding cation/H(+) antiporter 15-like isoform X2, with translation MIMDVLELFSFAYMVFLIGLRTDMSVIWGSGRLSWIIGFTTFVLSVGITIPWAHFVGKKLKDHLIPGELNTMSILEATSSFQVTSLLLEDLKLLNSEIGRLALSCSLISNMLGLMFKTASAAITKTIYLNVHVLTTVKEELSRVAILVLMAFLIRPCMSWYTKSIPEGRTIKESHLVVISLMFFGIGLASEIIGSQAYFGAIFLGFTIPAGPPLASGISEKLRFFVQSLLLPSYIVEVGRRININAIHLKTFSYVQLIVLAAYVCKLVASMVPARLLRMPHADSLSLGLILSSQGFFDVMLFKRFFRIGLMSEEFYSILTITALAYAALFTPLISYLYDPSRRYVNYRRRTLQHSKRLTELRVVACVHEEESIFSLMNLLLACYPTREMPMWIYVLDLRKLDGREHPLLINHQNHKRISSNRTRTDRIISAFRDLEDQGWVRNQYYTTFTPYASMHDDICTLALQKSTSLLIIPFYRSESSSEREVKRNVLDKAPCSVGILVDKGIVTYSRNRSLIDSAFHVCVVFFGGPDSREALACGVRMAENPRTSLTVVRLIAEDGFVDDIREAKLDLTAITDFRGTHGSSDRVEYSEVQVEDGGETTRVLLSLDTNYDFILTGRRAHQESPLVSGLVEWGNYFEELGIIGDILASSEMKTNASVLIIQQQSIVEDLQ